The Candidatus Schekmanbacteria bacterium genome contains the following window.
TGGGATTGCATGCCCGTGCGGCGGCTACATTAGTCCAGTTGACGAATAGATTTGAGTCAAAGATTGAAATTGAAAAAGATGGTAAGGTAGTAAATGGGAAAAGTATTATGGGCATTATGATGCTGGCTGCGGCGAAGGGTAATAAGATTGTTGTTTATGCAAAGGGCCCTGATGCTGATAAAGCGCTTGAAGCCATTGAAGAGCTTGTTTTTAATAAATTTGGTGAGGAATAGTTATGAGTTGTGATTTAACCTCAAAATAAAAAAAGGCTTTTAAAATTGAATTAGAGTTGAAAAATGAAGAAGACAAAAAGATTGGTAGGAATTCCAGTTGCATCAGGCATTGTGATAGGGAATGCTTTTATCCTTAATCGGGAAATTGAACATGTCCCTCATATGGAAATAGAGGATTCTGAAATTCAAGCGGAATATGAAAGATTTGACAAGGCTGTAAACGAAGCAGTGAAACAACTGGAGAGAATAAGGTCGCAGGTTAAAGAAAAAGTCGGAGAAAGCCAATCTTACATTTTTGACGCAAAAATTATGATGTTGAAAGATGACGATATTCGAGAAAAGACATTCCGAAAGATTAAAGAAGAAAGAATTAATTGTGAAGCAGCTTTCGATGAAGTTATAAAAGGTGTTATTCGGGCATACGATGAAATTGATGATGAATATCTTTCAGAAAGAAGGTCTGACATAGAAAATGTAAGAAGAAGGATTCTCAATAATCTTTTAGGGAAAAGTCATATTCAGATTACTGAAATTAAGGAAAAAGTAGTTGTTATCGCCCATGACCTTGCTCCTTCTGATACGGCATTGATCAACAAGGAAATCATTCTTGGTTTTGCAACAGATGTAGGAGGCAAAACAAGCCACACCGCTATTATGGCAAGGAGTCTTGAAATACCGGCAGTTGTAGGCCTTCAAAATATTACAGATCAGGTTGCAACTGGGGATACAGTAATCATTGATGGCAACTCCGGCATAGTAATCATCAATCCTGATGCAGAAACATTAAATGAATATGAATATAAAAAGAAGAAATATGAAGATTCAAGGAAACTACTTTTTTCATTAAAAGATTTGCCTGCTGAAACCTTGGACGGTTATAAGTTGAAAATACTTGCAAATATAGAACTTCCCGATGAGGTAAATGCCGTAGAAACATATGGAGGTGATGGAATAGGACTCTATAGAACAGAGTATTTATTTATGAACAGAAAAACAATGCCTCAGGAGGAAGAGCAGTTTGAAAATTACAGGAAAATTGCCGAAAGGATGAATCCTAAGCCGGTCACTATCAGGACCTTTGATTTAGGAGGAGATAAATTTATTTCTCAGATGGATATGGCAGAGGAATTAAATCCAGCTATGGGATTGAGGGCAATCCGTTTTTGCTTGGAAAAGGTTGATGTATTTAAAACTCAAATTAGAGCGATTTTAAGAGCTAGCGCTTATGGAAATTTGAAAATTTTGTATCCTATGATTTCCGGTATTCAGGAATTGAAAAGGGCAAAGAGTATACTTGAAGAATGTAAAGAAGAGCTCAAAGAGGAAGGTATTGCTTTTGATGAAAATATCAAACTTGGAATAATGATAGAAGTTCCGACAGCGGCTATAATGGCAGATTTTTTCGCAAGAGAAGTCGATTTCTTCAGCATT
Protein-coding sequences here:
- a CDS encoding HPr family phosphocarrier protein, translating into MLDKKSIELTISNKLGLHARAAATLVQLTNRFESKIEIEKDGKVVNGKSIMGIMMLAAAKGNKIVVYAKGPDADKALEAIEELVFNKFGEE
- the ptsP gene encoding phosphoenolpyruvate--protein phosphotransferase, encoding MKKTKRLVGIPVASGIVIGNAFILNREIEHVPHMEIEDSEIQAEYERFDKAVNEAVKQLERIRSQVKEKVGESQSYIFDAKIMMLKDDDIREKTFRKIKEERINCEAAFDEVIKGVIRAYDEIDDEYLSERRSDIENVRRRILNNLLGKSHIQITEIKEKVVVIAHDLAPSDTALINKEIILGFATDVGGKTSHTAIMARSLEIPAVVGLQNITDQVATGDTVIIDGNSGIVIINPDAETLNEYEYKKKKYEDSRKLLFSLKDLPAETLDGYKLKILANIELPDEVNAVETYGGDGIGLYRTEYLFMNRKTMPQEEEQFENYRKIAERMNPKPVTIRTFDLGGDKFISQMDMAEELNPAMGLRAIRFCLEKVDVFKTQIRAILRASAYGNLKILYPMISGIQELKRAKSILEECKEELKEEGIAFDENIKLGIMIEVPTAAIMADFFAREVDFFSIGTNDLIQYCLAIDRVNEKVAYLYDPLHPAILRLLDTIVFSAHRYKIPVCLCGEMSAEPIYAFLLLGFEIDELSTNPRSILDIKRIVRNSNLSDAKEIVSKILTMDTADSIRKYIDSIILDKYPEEFFSIE